In the genome of Campylobacter concisus, one region contains:
- the fliP gene encoding flagellar type III secretion system pore protein FliP (The bacterial flagellar biogenesis protein FliP forms a type III secretion system (T3SS)-type pore required for flagellar assembly.), which produces MLALAVLLCTVFGADPALPTINLSLNSPTNAEQLVNSLNVLLILTALALAPSLIFMMTSFLRLVIVFSFLRQAMGTQQVPPSTVLISLAMVLTFFIMEPVGQKSYNDGIKPYIAEQIGYEEMLDKSLKPFKEFMVKNTREKDLALFFRIRNLQNPANIEEIPLSIAMSAFMISELKTSFEIAFLLYLPFLVIDMVVSSVLMAMGMMMLPPVMISLPFKLLIFVLVDGWNLLIGNLVKSFH; this is translated from the coding sequence CTGCTTGCTTTAGCGGTTTTACTTTGCACGGTTTTTGGGGCTGATCCTGCGCTACCAACTATAAATTTAAGTCTAAATTCTCCAACAAATGCCGAGCAACTTGTAAATTCTCTAAACGTTTTACTAATCCTCACCGCACTTGCACTCGCTCCTTCGCTCATTTTTATGATGACAAGTTTTTTAAGGCTTGTTATCGTATTTTCATTTTTACGCCAAGCCATGGGCACGCAACAAGTTCCACCTTCAACAGTGCTCATCTCGCTTGCGATGGTTCTTACCTTTTTTATCATGGAGCCAGTTGGGCAAAAGAGCTATAATGATGGCATAAAGCCTTATATAGCTGAGCAGATAGGCTATGAAGAGATGCTTGATAAAAGCTTAAAGCCATTTAAAGAATTTATGGTAAAAAACACAAGAGAAAAAGACCTTGCGCTTTTCTTTAGGATTAGAAATTTGCAAAATCCAGCAAATATTGAAGAGATACCGCTAAGTATCGCAATGTCAGCTTTTATGATAAGTGAGCTAAAGACATCTTTTGAGATTGCGTTTTTGCTATATTTGCCATTTCTTGTCATCGACATGGTCGTAAGCTCAGTGCTGATGGCTATGGGTATGATGATGCTTCCTCCTGTAATGATCTCACTGCCATTTAAACTGCTCATATTCGTGCTTGTTGATGGCTGGAATTTACTAATAGGAAATCTTGTAAAAAGCTTTCACTAA
- a CDS encoding OmpA/MotB family protein, which translates to MGKLIKPEECPKCMPEWLAAFGDLMSLLLCFFVLLLSMATMDAKKMEAAVGSLAGALSVLEGGARPENQIEKETDPENTRAKKISKQKGSQSELNMNVKKINELLAASGAPEITMEESEDGFIVRLPAAMLFDKDSAEISGEDAKLFLKRIGMIVAKMPNDVKADIIGHTDNIEPSKDSAYKNNWQLSTARALSVVEELINDGVPQNRIIASGKASFDPIASNGTEEGRAKNNRVEIHFISLEPKNKEATKKSILDMRN; encoded by the coding sequence GAAGAGTGTCCAAAATGTATGCCTGAGTGGCTAGCTGCTTTTGGTGACCTCATGTCACTTTTGCTTTGTTTTTTCGTTTTATTACTTTCTATGGCGACAATGGATGCTAAAAAGATGGAGGCCGCTGTTGGCTCACTAGCTGGTGCTTTAAGTGTGCTTGAAGGTGGTGCTAGACCTGAAAATCAGATAGAAAAAGAGACGGATCCAGAAAATACTCGTGCAAAAAAGATAAGCAAGCAAAAGGGCTCACAAAGTGAGCTAAATATGAATGTTAAAAAGATAAATGAGCTACTAGCTGCTAGCGGGGCACCTGAGATCACTATGGAAGAGAGCGAAGATGGCTTTATCGTAAGGCTTCCAGCAGCTATGCTTTTTGATAAAGATAGTGCTGAAATTTCTGGTGAAGATGCGAAGCTATTTTTAAAACGAATAGGCATGATTGTGGCGAAAATGCCTAATGATGTAAAAGCCGATATTATCGGCCATACAGATAATATAGAACCAAGTAAAGACTCAGCTTATAAAAATAACTGGCAGCTCTCAACTGCAAGGGCTTTAAGCGTAGTTGAAGAGCTAATCAACGATGGCGTGCCACAAAATAGGATAATAGCTTCTGGCAAAGCTTCGTTTGATCCGATCGCTAGCAACGGTACAGAAGAGGGTAGAGCTAAGAATAATAGAGTAGAAATTCACTTCATATCGCTTGAGCCAAAAAATAAAGAGGCTACTAAGAAAAGTATCCTTGATATGAGGAATTAG